In Caloramator sp. E03, the sequence TTCCAAGTCCAAGACATCCATAAGAGCACCCTTTATAGCCTCCCCCTGGTAATAAAGCCGCATCTCTACAATCAGCAATACCAGTATATTCATATTTATTCTTTGCGTTATTGCATGTTCCATTACACTTAACAAAGGCAACATTTTTTGTTAATGCATCTACTGCAAGTCCAAGAACCTCTCCTATTTTTTTTGCAGTTTCTGGTCCTCCTACAGGACATGCATTTGGTGCTGCTTCTCCTTCAACCATTGCCTTTGCACAGGCATCACATCCTGCATATCCACATCCACCACAATTTGCCCCTGGAAGGATATCCCTTACTATAGGAACTCTCGGATCAACTTCAACAGCAAACTTCTTTGAAGCATAACCAAGAAGAGATCCAAATAATACTCCAAGTCCTCCTAAACTAATCACAGGGAATATTATACTGTTCATATCCATATTCTCACCCCCTATTTAATTAATCCTTGGAAACCAAGAAAAGCTATTGACATTAGTCCTGCTGTAATAAGGGATATTGGAAATCCCTTAAGTGCAAGGGGCATACTTTCATTATTATCAATTCTTTCCCTAATACCAGCAAGAAGAACAATTGCGAGAAAGTATCCAAGAGCTGCACCAATTCCATTAACAATTGATTCAATAAAATTGTAATTTTCGTTCATATTAATAACAGCAACAGCAAGCACAGCACAGTTTGTTGTTATAAGTGGCAGATAAATTCCAAGAGCTTTATAAAGTGCTGGACTTGTCTTTTGAATAACCATTTCAACAAACTGAACAAGTGCGGCAATAACTAATATAAAAGCTACAGTATAAAGATACTTTATATTTAAAGGTACTAATATAAAGTGATATACAACATAAGAAATTATAGAGGCTAAAGTCATAACAAAAGTAACTGCAAGTCCCATTCCAAATGCCGTATCAGTTTTTTTAGATACACCAAGGAATGAACATATTCCAAGAAACCTTGAAAGTACAAAGTTATTTATGAGAATTGCACTAAAAAGTATAATAAATATTCTCATTTTTCTTTCTCACCATCCTTACTTTGCCTTATTCCTTTATTTTGAATCACACTTACCACAAAGTCCACAGCCAGCACATCCAGGCTCTATGAGCTTTGGTTCCTCTCCATCCTTTGCATTCTTTATTCTATATACATTAAGTAGTGCCATTAATATTCCAAGAGTAAAGAAGGCCCCTGGTGCAAGTATCATTATTATTGCTGGTTTATAAGCCATAGGCATTATTTGGAAACCAAATACTTTTCCGGTACCAAGAAGTTCTCTTATTGTACCAAGAATAGTAAGTGATAATGCAAAACCAAGTCCCATTCCAAGCCCGTCAAACATTGAAGCAAATACTCCATTCTTTGATGCATAAGCTTCGGCTCTTCCTAATATAACACAGTTAACAACTATTAATGGTATAAATATACCAAGAGACTTATAAAGCCCTGGAACAAATCCTTGAAGTAAAAACTGAATTAGTGTAACAAAGGAAGCAATAACTACTATATAAGCTGGTATTCTTATTTTTGAAGGAATGAGTTTTCTAATCAAAGAAATTGCAATATTTGAAGCTACAAGAA encodes:
- a CDS encoding RnfABCDGE type electron transport complex subunit B, producing MNSIIFPVISLGGLGVLFGSLLGYASKKFAVEVDPRVPIVRDILPGANCGGCGYAGCDACAKAMVEGEAAPNACPVGGPETAKKIGEVLGLAVDALTKNVAFVKCNGTCNNAKNKYEYTGIADCRDAALLPGGGYKGCSYGCLGLGSCVKVCEFGALSIVNGVAVVDENKCTSCGKCAKICPKGLIEIVPADKKVRVVCNSKDKGKDVKDNCAVGCIGCRMCERACQFGAIIFENNLAKIDYEKCTQCNACAVKCPTKAIRGLIKSEPQQEVVS
- the rsxA gene encoding electron transport complex subunit RsxA, whose translation is MRIFIILFSAILINNFVLSRFLGICSFLGVSKKTDTAFGMGLAVTFVMTLASIISYVVYHFILVPLNIKYLYTVAFILVIAALVQFVEMVIQKTSPALYKALGIYLPLITTNCAVLAVAVINMNENYNFIESIVNGIGAALGYFLAIVLLAGIRERIDNNESMPLALKGFPISLITAGLMSIAFLGFQGLIK
- the rsxE gene encoding electron transport complex subunit RsxE, whose protein sequence is MKVAFERLYNGIVKENAIFVQVLAMCPTLAVTTSATNGIGMGLATTAVLVASNIAISLIRKLIPSKIRIPAYIVVIASFVTLIQFLLQGFVPGLYKSLGIFIPLIVVNCVILGRAEAYASKNGVFASMFDGLGMGLGFALSLTILGTIRELLGTGKVFGFQIMPMAYKPAIIMILAPGAFFTLGILMALLNVYRIKNAKDGEEPKLIEPGCAGCGLCGKCDSK